The genomic region GTAGATTGCTTTTTGGACACACTTTAACTCACATAAGCTTAAAGGAAGAggatgcactttttaaaatatattttagccTGTAAATCCTGTGGTGCCAACATCTTGCACGTTGATCCCTTTATTTGCAGTGAACATGATGAACGTTTCTAATTgggtggtgtgcgtgtgtgtgtgtgtaggcattCCCCTGGACATGAGTACTTCGACCCTACAGAGTTTCTGGAGGGCATGCAGCAAGAGATGGACCGTGAGGAGCTGGAGTACGAGGTAAACCCAGAGCGCCAATACGGTGTCACCTTCTGCTCGACCACAGCGCTGGCCAGGCCATTACCGGGCAGCACGTTTCTTCCATGCACTGAGCAGACGCCAGACGGCgacatcattatttatttgggACAGTGGCgacttccctctctctcttggcCCTTGGGGGGTTTGGGGGAGACGAATCACGAAAGAAGGGAAACAGAAAGATAAGGGGAGAGGAAAGAAATGAGATGGGAGGGATGATGGCGGAAGAGTGATGGGTGGTGTAATGATGGATGGGCCAGAGTGTGCAGGGAGGAGATAGGAGCCAGGGGGTTGCAGGGTGCTTCCCTGCATTAATGACTTACCAGAAACGTGTgaggggaaagaaagagagcgagacCTGTAGAAAGGTGAAGTTCTCAATGCTTGTTCACTGCCTCttcaaaaaattacatttggatGCCTGATCTAAGCATTTTCAGCATTAGCATCTAGCACTAGGACAGATGTACACAACCACCACCTCCTTGACCTCCACTTTAAACCAGAGCTTCTGCCTCCAACCTGCCCCGAAAGAGACGGAGATCAATGATCAGCCCCAGACAATACCGCAGTCACCCCTGGATGCTGGCTCTGTTTATACTGATTAATGTTTATCTTCCCGGCCGCAAGGACAATAGGACAGACCGTCTGGACATTCTCGCTTTAGGTGCCCGTAACAACTAGAGCAgacatttcttcatttaattttcaagccatcagcaatgtattatacattataatacattaaCACACAATCAAACAACAGTGAACTCCTGAAAAAAGCATTCCATGGGACCTCTTCTCAGCCATTTTGATAATTGTGGGGTGTTGGGATCAGCatgaattaaaaattaaaagctAAATgggaattaattttattttaacattgctCAAGTATGCTGAAGTGGCCTCCTATATAGGGGTGGGAATTGATGAGAATTCCAGGTAAGGAGACAAAGGGGCATCTTCCTTTTTGTGGATTAAACCTGTCTGAATGTGTTATGTAGGTCTTTGActgattaagaaaaaaagttaattaaagtaaaattaaaagttTTATCGCAAATTATCGTAATGTTCAAAAATACCTATCGAAATATCAGACTTCACACTGACGTTTCTGCCCAGAATCCATTTCAACATTCCAGCTAAAAGCACAATCTCTTAATAATGTTACATAATAAACTCCTTACAGTGCAGTTCCTCAACAAAGGCGTGAACCAGCCAGGATGCTGGTTCACGGGAAGTTTAACATTTTCAGGCGTTTAACATTTTCGTTTTTTGAAAGTGCCCTTTCAGAGACCCCATTACAACCCAAGGCATGTTTGGGGCTGTGAGAGATTAAGTGAGATTTCAGCATACAGCTACTGGAGACGGAATCCATTGGATTAAGGAAGGGTTAACAGTCTCAGCAGCCCCTgaggcacacacaaacacacacacagacacaaacaaaaatgcGCACACGTGTGCCGACACACTCAGGTTCACCCTTGTTTTGAGTACATGGGAAATATGCTTCCTGACTGTAATTGTCAGCGTTAACAAGATACAATTCCAGTTCTCCCAACTTTCCTAATGTAGTGTCAAATTACAAGTTGCTCATGTGATGTAGTTTATTGAACTTTACTCACTGCTGTGGTCATTTCACCAGATATATAATATCATTTTCTTCAGGAAGTGGATTTGTACAGGAGCAACATTCAGGACAAACTGGGACTGACTGTCTGCTACAGgactgatgatgaggatgaaaCTGGAATCTATGTCAGCGAGGTGAGTGTATTTGAGAATGATAGTCATCTATATACATAACATTGAATATACCATAACCATAAATTATTACCAACCCTGTTCTGTTTCTAAATTCATCTTTTGGATGAATGTTATTTGATATTCTTTCTCCTCTCAATTGTTTTATGACAGTTATTGTAATTTAGCGACTACTAATGGTAATTGAAGTGGGATATCAGATGGCTTGTGATGTCACGGAACATAAACTAAAATGGCATTAAATGTTGTGGCTCTAGATTGATCCAAACAGCATTGCAGCAAAGGATGGCAGGATCCGAGAGGGAGACAGAATAATCCAGGTACTGGGATATGAAATTCATAAAGACCACCTTCTCCTGTTGAAGAATAAGTGACTAAACGTTTAATGTTGTGTGGTGGAGATAAATGGTGTTGAGATCCAGAACCGAGAGGAGGCCGTGGCCCTGTTAACCAGTGAGGAGAACCAGAATGTCTGCCTGCTTGTGGCCCGCCCTGAGATCCAGGTACGGGTTACTCAATTTGAGTAAAATCTGAATTATAGTGTTTCACTTCATTATTGTTTCTTTAACAAGGCTGTTTTCACATTATTTTATgtacataaataattatatatgcaTTCACAACATAATGCATGacaaatgcataatgcatgtaTTATGCATTTATGTATGTAGTTCAAAGAAAATGTTAAGCTAAAATGATCTCAAACCCTGATTTGCATTCAGAAAACTGGGGTAATGTCATTGCAGTCTTAATTTCATGAGAAACTTTTGTATCTCCACAGTATCACATTGCATTAATCAGCATGATGATAATATGAATGGGCATAGAATTAACAATATTCAGCAATATATTGCCCTTCCCTTGACCTCCACGTATCTGTCTGTTCTGCCTTTTATCATCGGGCTGTTTTTAACCAGCTGAAAGGCACCTTTGGCCGTTGGACCATTCCACTTTCTAATACACTCAGCCCTACGGTAACAGTGCCTTCTAAGGCACTTGAACATTTTGACCTTCATTCAAGCCCCTCCCTCTTCATCCACCTCCAACATGTCTTTCTCTTTGTGTTACTGTTACGCGTGTATGGGTTAGGCTTTCCCACTGATCTGATTTGTCAGTATGGCTTTTTACTGAGGTTGTATATAGTGCAGCAGTCCTGGTTGATGCAATCTCCCCCATCTGGTCTTATATCACGTGTGAGGCCAGTGTGGAAGGAGACACTCTCGCGGTAATGGTCAGAGATTGATTGCTTCTCCTGCCTTGTTTTTGCAGCTGGATGAGGGCTGGATGGACGATGACAGGAATGATTTCCTGGACGACCTGCACATGGATATGCTGGAGCAGCAGCATCACCAGGCCATGCAGTTCACTGCCAGCATGCTGCATCAGGTACCTCCGTCCCTCACTGGCGTACCAAGTGTCCAACAGGGCCGCTTGAATGAAACGATAGTTCTGTAGCCGCAAATACATTTAAccatataaaaatgtgtatttataggGACAGTTCAGCATTCAGGTTCTTAATAAGTGTTTTTAATAGATTcaaatgctggaaaaaaaatgttcttaacttttttttttttcttcataaagtAAATGAGCATCTCTGTTTTGGCCTCTGCAGAAGAAGCTTGAGGAAGATGGTGGGACCACAGACACGGCCACACTCCTGTCTAACCACCACGAGAAGGACAGTGGGGTGGGTCGCACCGACGACAGCACGCGCAACGACGAGAGCTCGGAGCAGGAGAACCTGGCCGACGACCAGACCACCAGCTTCTCCAACACGCTGGGGAGCCGGCGAAAGCTGACCTACAGCCAGGACACCCTCGGCAGCGGGGACCTGCCCTTCAGCAGCGAGTCCTTCATCTCGGCCGACTGCGCGGACGTCGACTTTCTGGGCATCCCAGCCGACGAGTGCGAGCGTTTCCGCGAACTGCTGGAGCTGAAGTGCCAGGTGCGCAGCACCGGAGGCCTTTACTGCCCCAGCGCCGCCGCGGCCGATGAGGGCGGAGTCGATCAAGAGCTGGAGCTGTTGAACGACGAGTTGCGGAGCATCGAGCTGGAGTGCCTGAGCATCGTGCGGGCGCACAAGATGCAGCAGCTGCGCGAGCAGTACCGCGAGTCCTGGATGCTGCACAACAGCGGCTTCCGCAACTACAACACCAGCATCGACGCGCGCCGCCACGAGCTCTCCGACATCACCGAGCTGCCCGAGAAGTCCGACAAGGACAGCTCCAGCGCCTACAACACGGGCGAGAGCTGCCGCAGCACCCCGCTCACGCTGGAGCTCTCCCCGGACAACTCCCTCCGCCGGGGGGCGGAGCCCCAGGGCGCGCCGCGGCCGCCGAAGCCCCTGCCGTCGCCGGCGCAGGAGGCCTGCGGGCCCGGAAGATCTCCGGAATGCGCCGCGGCCACGGACGGACAGGAGCAGAAGCCGGAGGCCCCCGGCAAAGCCGGCCGGGGCCCCCGCTCGCCGTATAAACACGCCCACATCCCGGCCCACGCCCAGCACTACCAGAGCTACATGCAGCTGATCCAGCAGAAGTCGGCCGTGGAGTACGCGCAGAGCCAGATGAGCCTGGTCAGCATGTGCCGCGACCCGGTGCCCCCTTCCTCCACCGCGGCCGACCAGGGGCCCAAGATGGAGTGGAAGGTGAAGATCCGCAGCGACGGCACGCGCTACATCACCAAGCGGCCCGTCCGCGACAAGCTGCTGAAGGAGCGCGCCATGCGCATCCGCGAGGAGCGCAGCGGCATGACCACCGACGACGACGCCGTCAGCGAGATGAAGATGGGACGCTACTGGAGCAAGGAGGAGCGCAAGCAGCACGCCGTGCGCGCCAAGGAGCAGCGGCAGCGCCGCGAGTTCATGAAGCAGAGCCGGCTGGACTGCCTGAAGGAGCAGGCGGCCGTCGCCAGCGGCGACGAGAGGAAGGAGCCCAACAtcctggagctcagccacaagaagatgatgaagaagcgCAACAAGAAGATCTTCGACAACTGGATGACCATCCAGGAACTGCTGACGCACGGCACCAAGTCGCCCGACGGCACGCGCGTCTACAACTCCCTGCTGTCCGTCACCACGGTGTAAATAAGACGCTACCGGTCGGGGTCCGGATTCCTGCCTCGTTCAATGCGGCAACTTTTTGTAGATAagatgagactttttttttttttttttttacctcgaAGGAACGTGAGAGTCCCCAGTCGGAGGACGGAGGACGGCCTTAGCGAGCGTCCCACTGAACGTTTTCAGGAGGGTGGGCGTACAGCCACCTCCACCCATCGGCCCACCACCACCCTTCACCTCTACGCGTGTTCCGCCGCTGAATAATTCCGCTTGACTTTCACCGCCGGGCTTTACACCATCgctccattttttaaaagacgAAATCGTGTGTCCTAACTTAACAGTTACAAacatttatgggtttttttggtttatttttctaCAAATAACTTTTATCGGTATATTACTGTTGGTACGTACATTTTACCTATTAAAACGAAGTGCAAAACTGTACAACTGCTTCATCAACAGCATACGACCCTTTTTCATCGGCTCTGGTAATTCCGTTGGATTTACTGCAATAAAGAAAAAcgacataaataaatgacatggTGCTACCTTTTGGATATTTTCTGTCCATGTACAAACACCAACTGCCgctcagatctttttttttttttttggatagaGAGGATGAACGTCTCCCGCGTCTAAAATCTGGGTTATTATTGTTCATTATAGCCAGCGAGTCTTTGTAGGACTTTGTAGGAGTAACACGAGCCTAACGAATCTTTAGCTAGAAAACGGAATTTGATGtcttgtaaaatgaaagaaataataaattattgttttatatttgatgAGCTTTCAAAATATTGGCTTGCGTGTTTTCCTTGGCCTGTTTCCTGCATTGCGTCGTAGATTTCATCACTTCATTATGGATTCTGTCGGGGCGTCTGGCTGCCGACTTAGAGGTGGCGGCTCCGTTTTGAAACGAGCTGCTAAGATCCTCGCGCCATTTGGCTAATTCTTTTGCTTCAGGTCGGATGAATGactaatgtgttgtgtgtattaggTAACACCTTTTGGCAAATCACTTTATACAAGCGCAATCGTGTTTCCGTTTTTCCCATCTGAAGTCTTTTTATTCCCACTTTCCCAGTTAAATGAGGTAAAGTAGCCCGGATGTACTGGTTAAGTCAGTGTTTTCCATTGTTCTGTGAGGTTCTGCGTTTTTCTCACCGATTTCCTTCTGCTCTGTGGTCTactctttttttcattaattgaagtgattgtcattgtgatacacagcacagcacatggtgcacacaacgaaatgtgtcctctgcttttaaccatcgcccttggtgagcagtgggcagccatgacaggcgcccggggagcagtgtgtggggacggtgctttgctcagtggcaccttggcggttcgggattcgaaccggcaaccttctgattacggggccgcttacttaacctctagaccaccactgccccattcccCCCTATTTTCCGCCACCCTTCCTTTCAACCTCACTCTTTGATGAGTTGCTGAAGGCGTCGTACATGCAGATAAATGTGTAAGTGGCTTAGCCCAGGCATGCTGCAAGCAGCAATGCTCCGCTGCTCTCGTGGGTCAGTTCACGCTCGCCTGCGTCCTTCCAGTCAACTGGTGCCAATACCTGCACAATATCGGTAGCTTGCTAATGACATTGAGCAGACCTCATCCTGGATCTTGCTGTAGATATTGGTAGGCTGAAGCGTTAAGGCAGCAGAAGGCTCCTTTAACAGCTAATTATGTCTCGGGAACTTTGTCATCTCAGATAGATGCAGGTACACAGAGAAAAGAAACTGCAAGGATACGATGACCCCGAATACACATAGCGAAAACATACAGCATACGACAGTGCAAAACCGCAGGTGAGTAAACCAGTGGACATTACTGGAAGAAAGTTCCAGTAACTGGCTATGACGTTTAAGAGGCATCTGCTCATCTACAcctttaaatgcacaatttGTGTTTTGACTGCATTggtgtgagcagtgagcagtgttTAACAAAGCCATAATGGAGTCTCCTTTCTGCTGGAGGTCTGGGTTGGTACCATCAGCACTCCACTGACCACTTGACCCAGAGGTTACTAACGCTGACCCTTGGCTTCTTCTCATCGCTCCCAATTCAAGTGTGACAGGTCGCCGGGGTCGAAGCATGTCATGTGATCTCACACTTGAGAAGGTCTCAGAAACCCATAAAACCGAGGTGCAGCGATTGCTTTCTGCCACACATCATTGTGGGTCACTCTGGCTATGATGTGAAATTTTAAGGTGGACAGCAGGGGCATCCATCTCTGTTCCTCAGGATCTACCatccaacataaaaaaaaactcagtacTTATAAAATCTGCATTGATTTGTGATTTTGAGCTTTAAACCCACTGGATGGATTCGTGGATGGCAGGGCATCCCTAGTAAAAAGCATCGCACACCATGCTGTCATATAATTCTGAAGTACTTAAATGTCACAATTGAAGGAGGCTACATTTATACACTTAACATTAGGTGCACACACAGTCAACAGCCAACATGTAAACGGAGCACCTTGCAAAgtcattaaattatatataaaaatctagAGTACGATTTGTAGCCAATATTTAGCCAAAGTTAGGACAGAAGGAAGCAAATTCTTCCATCCTCACAACAGTATCTGTTTctcacaaacaaatgaaaatgaggcAATTTGTTGGTCCTCATTAAGGATAATGGataaaaaaggcaaacatttaCTTTTTGGATACCGAGGTTAACATTTAGGGGTAAGGTTGGTTCAAGGCTTAGACAGTTGTGTGACATACTTAGTTACACATTTATTCTACACATGACATTCGGACTTCAAGGTACAAATCTGTGAATTTGTGCATTGGTGTATATTTTAGTATAAATGATCCCAAAACTGTCTAGAGCTCATTAGAAATATGAAtactaaaaatgaaaacagcctAAATGAAaaagctttgtttctatttctTTGACAGCCATTCCTTATTAATTATTAGTTAATTAGATGATCCGATAAGCCAGATCTCACCAAACATGCAAAGATTTGAGAGACCTCAATCTCAGACATGTCCAGCCGTTGAgaaaagagtgaaaatgacGATGTTGCTGTGGCAGTGCTGTAGATTTGTGAATGGTAGCGGAACCTGGAATAGGGTAAAAAACCATTTATAACACATAGGCTGCTAGCCCGATACTCTCAGTCGTCTTGGTGACCCGGCACCTGTACGTGGCTTCTTCAGTCGGCGCTGCAGAGCGGAATAATTATAGTAGAAGAGAAGGTAGGGATGCGCTGCTTAGACGCGTCCTCCCCGTCCGCTCGGAGGTAATTGATTGCTCCTTTGTGGGCCTGGCTGAAAGCAGCGCCGCGGTGATTTATGTCCATGCTCAATCCTGCGTACACACTCGTTTAATG from Denticeps clupeoides unplaced genomic scaffold, fDenClu1.1, whole genome shotgun sequence harbors:
- the LOC114783676 gene encoding E3 ubiquitin-protein ligase PDZRN3-B-like isoform X1; the protein is MGFELDRFKGAVDPDFKCNLCNKVLEDPLTTPCGHVFCAGCVLPWVVQRSSCPVNCQRISAKELNHVLPLKSLILKLDIKCDNHARGCDKVVKLQHLAEHAEMCDFSPAKCRNKGCREVLNLKDMDAHMRETCDHRPVGICEGGCGLMLTHREQEVHGHCCLRALKAHNGALHSKVLSLDKEFKKRSLRSSKREKSLLAQLSAMHSELQVTALKYQKKFTEYSARIESLTRSLAPPCKGGEAKSVTVALRREAGSLGFNIVGGRPCVDNSDGTSNEGIFVSKIIDNGPADKEGGLQIHDRIMEVNGKDLSKATHEQAVEAFRTAKEPIVVQVLRRAPRPKPVRAPGDAQVVDISTQTDITFQHIMALSKLPASTPPVAVLEQYLLPDEHSPGHEYFDPTEFLEGMQQEMDREELEYEEVDLYRSNIQDKLGLTVCYRTDDEDETGIYVSEIDPNSIAAKDGRIREGDRIIQINGVEIQNREEAVALLTSEENQNVCLLVARPEIQLDEGWMDDDRNDFLDDLHMDMLEQQHHQAMQFTASMLHQKKLEEDGGTTDTATLLSNHHEKDSGVGRTDDSTRNDESSEQENLADDQTTSFSNTLGSRRKLTYSQDTLGSGDLPFSSESFISADCADVDFLGIPADECERFRELLELKCQVRSTGGLYCPSAAAADEGGVDQELELLNDELRSIELECLSIVRAHKMQQLREQYRESWMLHNSGFRNYNTSIDARRHELSDITELPEKSDKDSSSAYNTGESCRSTPLTLELSPDNSLRRGAEPQGAPRPPKPLPSPAQEACGPGRSPECAAATDGQEQKPEAPGKAGRGPRSPYKHAHIPAHAQHYQSYMQLIQQKSAVEYAQSQMSLVSMCRDPVPPSSTAADQGPKMEWKVKIRSDGTRYITKRPVRDKLLKERAMRIREERSGMTTDDDAVSEMKMGRYWSKEERKQHAVRAKEQRQRREFMKQSRLDCLKEQAAVASGDERKEPNILELSHKKMMKKRNKKIFDNWMTIQELLTHGTKSPDGTRVYNSLLSVTTV
- the LOC114783676 gene encoding E3 ubiquitin-protein ligase PDZRN3-like isoform X2; protein product: MGFELDRFKGAVDPDFKCNLCNKVLEDPLTTPCGHVFCAGCVLPWVVQRSSCPVNCQRISAKELNHVLPLKSLILKLDIKCDNHARGCDKVVKLQHLAEHAEMCDFSPAKCRNKGCREVLNLKDMDAHMRETCDHRPVGICEGGCGLMLTHREQEVHGHCCLRALKAHNGALHSKVLSLDKEFKKRSLRSSKREKSLLAQLSAMHSELQVTALKYQKKFTEYSARIESLTRSLAPPCKVNGKDLSKATHEQAVEAFRTAKEPIVVQVLRRAPRPKPVRAPGDAQVVDISTQTDITFQHIMALSKLPASTPPVAVLEQYLLPDEHSPGHEYFDPTEFLEGMQQEMDREELEYEEVDLYRSNIQDKLGLTVCYRTDDEDETGIYVSEIDPNSIAAKDGRIREGDRIIQINGVEIQNREEAVALLTSEENQNVCLLVARPEIQLDEGWMDDDRNDFLDDLHMDMLEQQHHQAMQFTASMLHQKKLEEDGGTTDTATLLSNHHEKDSGVGRTDDSTRNDESSEQENLADDQTTSFSNTLGSRRKLTYSQDTLGSGDLPFSSESFISADCADVDFLGIPADECERFRELLELKCQVRSTGGLYCPSAAAADEGGVDQELELLNDELRSIELECLSIVRAHKMQQLREQYRESWMLHNSGFRNYNTSIDARRHELSDITELPEKSDKDSSSAYNTGESCRSTPLTLELSPDNSLRRGAEPQGAPRPPKPLPSPAQEACGPGRSPECAAATDGQEQKPEAPGKAGRGPRSPYKHAHIPAHAQHYQSYMQLIQQKSAVEYAQSQMSLVSMCRDPVPPSSTAADQGPKMEWKVKIRSDGTRYITKRPVRDKLLKERAMRIREERSGMTTDDDAVSEMKMGRYWSKEERKQHAVRAKEQRQRREFMKQSRLDCLKEQAAVASGDERKEPNILELSHKKMMKKRNKKIFDNWMTIQELLTHGTKSPDGTRVYNSLLSVTTV
- the LOC114783676 gene encoding E3 ubiquitin-protein ligase PDZRN3-B-like isoform X4, whose protein sequence is MMVNGKDLSKATHEQAVEAFRTAKEPIVVQVLRRAPRPKPVRAPGDAQVVDISTQTDITFQHIMALSKLPASTPPVAVLEQYLLPDEHSPGHEYFDPTEFLEGMQQEMDREELEYEEVDLYRSNIQDKLGLTVCYRTDDEDETGIYVSEIDPNSIAAKDGRIREGDRIIQINGVEIQNREEAVALLTSEENQNVCLLVARPEIQLDEGWMDDDRNDFLDDLHMDMLEQQHHQAMQFTASMLHQKKLEEDGGTTDTATLLSNHHEKDSGVGRTDDSTRNDESSEQENLADDQTTSFSNTLGSRRKLTYSQDTLGSGDLPFSSESFISADCADVDFLGIPADECERFRELLELKCQVRSTGGLYCPSAAAADEGGVDQELELLNDELRSIELECLSIVRAHKMQQLREQYRESWMLHNSGFRNYNTSIDARRHELSDITELPEKSDKDSSSAYNTGESCRSTPLTLELSPDNSLRRGAEPQGAPRPPKPLPSPAQEACGPGRSPECAAATDGQEQKPEAPGKAGRGPRSPYKHAHIPAHAQHYQSYMQLIQQKSAVEYAQSQMSLVSMCRDPVPPSSTAADQGPKMEWKVKIRSDGTRYITKRPVRDKLLKERAMRIREERSGMTTDDDAVSEMKMGRYWSKEERKQHAVRAKEQRQRREFMKQSRLDCLKEQAAVASGDERKEPNILELSHKKMMKKRNKKIFDNWMTIQELLTHGTKSPDGTRVYNSLLSVTTV
- the LOC114783676 gene encoding E3 ubiquitin-protein ligase PDZRN3-B-like isoform X3; protein product: MGCSLCTLQKPEEQYKLLYEVCQVNGKDLSKATHEQAVEAFRTAKEPIVVQVLRRAPRPKPVRAPGDAQVVDISTQTDITFQHIMALSKLPASTPPVAVLEQYLLPDEHSPGHEYFDPTEFLEGMQQEMDREELEYEEVDLYRSNIQDKLGLTVCYRTDDEDETGIYVSEIDPNSIAAKDGRIREGDRIIQINGVEIQNREEAVALLTSEENQNVCLLVARPEIQLDEGWMDDDRNDFLDDLHMDMLEQQHHQAMQFTASMLHQKKLEEDGGTTDTATLLSNHHEKDSGVGRTDDSTRNDESSEQENLADDQTTSFSNTLGSRRKLTYSQDTLGSGDLPFSSESFISADCADVDFLGIPADECERFRELLELKCQVRSTGGLYCPSAAAADEGGVDQELELLNDELRSIELECLSIVRAHKMQQLREQYRESWMLHNSGFRNYNTSIDARRHELSDITELPEKSDKDSSSAYNTGESCRSTPLTLELSPDNSLRRGAEPQGAPRPPKPLPSPAQEACGPGRSPECAAATDGQEQKPEAPGKAGRGPRSPYKHAHIPAHAQHYQSYMQLIQQKSAVEYAQSQMSLVSMCRDPVPPSSTAADQGPKMEWKVKIRSDGTRYITKRPVRDKLLKERAMRIREERSGMTTDDDAVSEMKMGRYWSKEERKQHAVRAKEQRQRREFMKQSRLDCLKEQAAVASGDERKEPNILELSHKKMMKKRNKKIFDNWMTIQELLTHGTKSPDGTRVYNSLLSVTTV